TGAGTGCCAACGTGCTGATGGACTTCCTGGAAACGACGGGACCCCAGGTCTGCGAGCTCTTTGCCTCCCTCGATCCGCAGGGCCCGTCGTTCTTCCCCGTCGCCTGGGCCGATGAATCCAAATCGGAGAACTGGTTCGACGTGGGGCGGGAGTACACGGAATGGTGGCACCATCAGGCGCAGATTCGCGATGCCGTGGGCGCGCCGGCGCTGACCGACCGCGAGTGGCTGCATCCGGTGTTGGCGCTGTCCATGAAAGCATTTCCGCGAGCGTTCAAAGGCGTACTTGCCGCACCGGACACGGCGTTGGTGCTCCAGATAACCGGAGAGGCGGGTGGCACGTGGTCGGTGATCGCGACCCGTGGCGGCTGGTCGGTTTTGCGGGGAGAGAAACCGGACGCCGCCGCCCGAGCCCGCTGTAGCGAGGACACGGCCTGGAAGCTGTTCTTCAACGCGCTCTCCGAAGAGGAAGCCCGCGAGCGTATCGTTGCCGAGGGCGACGAACGCCTCATCGAAAAGCTCCTGTCGGTTCGCGGGGTCATGGTTTGAACGGTGAGCTAGCCCGATTCGGGACGGGAGGGAGAACGATTCATGATTACCGGAGCCCATTCGATCATCTACAGTACGAAACCCGAGGCCGACCGCGCGTTTTTCCGTGACGTGCTCGCGTTGACGCACGTCGATGTGGGCGATGGCTGGCTCATCTTCGGTTTGCCGCCCGCGGAAGTGGCCGTGCACCCGGCGAAGAAGAACGACGTACACGAGCTCTACCTCATGTGCGATGAGGTGGAAACGTTCGTCGAGGATATGCGAAAGCGCCGCCTGGCATGCGATGACGTGCAGAATCTCGGCTGGGGATTGCTCACCCAATTGACTCTCCCCGGAGGCGGCAAGCTCGGGGTCTATCAGCCCCGGCATGCGCGTCCGAAAGCGATGACTGCGAAGCGCACGAAAGCGGGCAGGCGACGACGGACGAAGGGACCGGGAACCAAGCCAGCTAAGAAGAAGAAGGCGGGAAAGCGCTAACAAGGGGGGACCGGGCCGGCCTCGTCGTGCTCGAACCTCCGCGCAACGATGAGGAGGGGGATGGTATTCGGGCCTTGAATCGGGGCGTCAATCGAAAGAAGGAAAGCTCAGTACGACCAGACGTCGAGACCCTGAACTCGCCGGAAGTGTTCTTCGTTGCGAGTGACCACGGGTCGGTCGAGTCGAAGACCCAGAGCCGCGATCCAGGCATCGTGGTCGCCGATTGCGCGGCCTTCGGCTGAGAGCCGACGTGCGATTCGGCTGGCCTCCCAGCTCACTTCGATGTCAGGCCAGAGAACCGGGAAGGGCGAGAGAAAGCGTTCGCAATCTTCCCGCCGCGAATCCTCGTAACCCTCGGCGAACTCCATCCAGGTCACGAAGGCGACACTCACCGGCTCGTCCGCGTAGCGCCCCAGGAGATCGGTGGCGGCGCCAGGTTCTCGGCGCCGCAGTTCGCGCTGGAGATCGACCAGCACGGTCGTGTCCAGGATCACTCGGCCGTCGCCGTGGCGCGAGGGCGACGCCCCCGCGAGGATGCTCGCTCATCGACGCGCGCGAGCGCATCCTCATCGAGCAAGCTTTCAGGGTGAAGCCGGCAGACGTCGCGAAGAGCGCCGAGAAGATGGCCC
The nucleotide sequence above comes from Vicinamibacteria bacterium. Encoded proteins:
- a CDS encoding maleylpyruvate isomerase family mycothiol-dependent enzyme, producing the protein MSAARAEKGVGVLEPIGMISTAHLFPGLHRHLMELLRGLAPTDWNRPTLAPAWTVREVVAHLLDGQVRRLSFQRDGLPMMPPEGPIKGYRDVVRFLNDLNADWIRTTRRLSANVLMDFLETTGPQVCELFASLDPQGPSFFPVAWADESKSENWFDVGREYTEWWHHQAQIRDAVGAPALTDREWLHPVLALSMKAFPRAFKGVLAAPDTALVLQITGEAGGTWSVIATRGGWSVLRGEKPDAAARARCSEDTAWKLFFNALSEEEARERIVAEGDERLIEKLLSVRGVMV
- a CDS encoding extradiol dioxygenase; the protein is MITGAHSIIYSTKPEADRAFFRDVLALTHVDVGDGWLIFGLPPAEVAVHPAKKNDVHELYLMCDEVETFVEDMRKRRLACDDVQNLGWGLLTQLTLPGGGKLGVYQPRHARPKAMTAKRTKAGRRRRTKGPGTKPAKKKKAGKR
- a CDS encoding type II toxin-antitoxin system VapC family toxin; protein product: MILDTTVLVDLQRELRRREPGAATDLLGRYADEPVSVAFVTWMEFAEGYEDSRREDCERFLSPFPVLWPDIEVSWEASRIARRLSAEGRAIGDHDAWIAALGLRLDRPVVTRNEEHFRRVQGLDVWSY
- a CDS encoding antitoxin VapB family protein yields the protein MATKTITLELDAYEKLKRAKRGPRESFSSVVRRARWDDSSTAGHLLGALRDVCRLHPESLLDEDALARVDERASSRGRRPRATATAE